A stretch of bacterium DNA encodes these proteins:
- a CDS encoding mandelate racemase/muconate lactonizing enzyme family protein, which translates to MKIASVTCTPLAAKAPRAVEFSIGTFPTFYAAVVQIRTDDGLAGAGECIVRRAPEVVTTIVDRLLAPLVIGRDPWDVEGLWDEMLALLRRWGHSRGFVLEAMSGIDTALWDVLARAAGVPLYKFLGGAGRERVRCYISKVYFDDIPRMAAEARAQVARGFSQVKVQLGWPASRGGDRTDVETARAVRAAVGPGVALMFDANGAYDVGTAVRVGRQIEELDVTWLEEPVPADDLDGYAHLRRSVRVPLAAGETEFGLFGFRDLIARGCVDVLQPEVARIGGITPARRLGALAHAHNLAYAPHTGFSGGVAHLASLHLAAAAPNFFTYEYMGTQYVENPLREIFTAPFPVPREGMIALPGGPGLGLELDPDKLARFTVRTRPARPAARPRRGGPYPGGCAARAALHASHSQRLRSSGNV; encoded by the coding sequence GTGAAGATCGCGTCGGTGACCTGTACGCCGCTCGCCGCGAAGGCGCCGCGGGCCGTGGAGTTTTCCATCGGTACGTTTCCGACGTTCTACGCGGCCGTGGTCCAGATCCGGACCGACGATGGGCTCGCCGGCGCCGGCGAGTGCATCGTGCGCCGCGCGCCGGAAGTCGTGACGACAATCGTGGACCGGCTGCTCGCCCCGCTCGTCATCGGCCGCGACCCGTGGGACGTCGAGGGCCTGTGGGACGAGATGCTCGCGCTGCTCCGCCGGTGGGGGCATTCGCGCGGGTTCGTGCTCGAAGCGATGAGCGGCATCGACACGGCGCTCTGGGACGTGCTGGCCCGGGCGGCCGGCGTCCCGCTCTACAAGTTCCTCGGCGGCGCCGGACGCGAACGCGTGCGCTGCTACATCTCGAAGGTCTACTTCGACGACATTCCCCGGATGGCCGCCGAGGCCCGGGCGCAGGTCGCGCGGGGCTTTTCCCAGGTCAAAGTGCAGCTCGGGTGGCCGGCATCGCGCGGCGGCGATCGGACCGACGTCGAGACGGCGCGGGCGGTGCGCGCGGCCGTCGGCCCCGGTGTCGCGCTGATGTTCGACGCCAACGGCGCCTACGACGTGGGGACCGCGGTGCGGGTCGGACGCCAGATCGAGGAGCTCGACGTCACCTGGCTGGAGGAGCCGGTGCCGGCCGACGACCTCGACGGGTACGCGCACCTCCGGCGCTCGGTGCGCGTGCCGCTCGCGGCCGGGGAGACGGAGTTCGGACTGTTTGGGTTTCGCGACCTCATCGCGCGGGGCTGCGTCGACGTGCTGCAGCCGGAAGTCGCCCGGATCGGCGGCATCACCCCGGCCAGACGCCTCGGGGCCCTCGCGCACGCGCACAACCTGGCGTACGCGCCGCACACGGGGTTCAGCGGCGGGGTGGCGCACCTCGCGTCGCTGCACCTCGCGGCCGCGGCGCCCAACTTCTTCACCTACGAGTACATGGGGACGCAGTACGTCGAGAATCCGCTGCGGGAGATTTTTACCGCGCCGTTTCCCGTGCCGCGCGAGGGGATGATCGCGCTGCCCGGCGGCCCGGGCCTCGGGCTCGAGCTCGACCCGGACAAGCTCGCGCGCTTCACCGTCCGCACCCGGCCGGCGCGCCCGGCCGCGCGCCCGCGACGCGGAGGCCCCTACC
- a CDS encoding thioredoxin family protein, with translation MDWGREFAEGLSYDEFLKRHGTVEHQARWKGVYDKVALTGEQQELIAGFVREMHVLVITGAWCGDCVNQCPIFEHIARQNAKVKVRYVDRDAHAAAQDAVMLNMGRRVPVVVFLSEDDQECGRYGDRALATYRQMAADRLGPACPTGIVPPGPALLGAVTAEWVGQFERIQLMLRLSKRLREKYGD, from the coding sequence ATGGATTGGGGTCGGGAGTTCGCCGAAGGGCTCAGTTACGACGAATTCTTGAAGCGCCACGGGACCGTGGAGCACCAGGCCCGGTGGAAGGGCGTGTACGACAAGGTTGCGCTCACCGGCGAGCAGCAGGAGCTGATCGCCGGGTTCGTTCGCGAGATGCACGTGCTCGTCATCACCGGCGCGTGGTGCGGCGACTGCGTCAACCAATGTCCGATCTTTGAGCACATCGCCCGTCAGAACGCCAAGGTCAAGGTCCGCTACGTCGACCGCGACGCGCACGCCGCGGCGCAGGACGCCGTCATGCTGAACATGGGCAGGCGCGTGCCGGTGGTCGTGTTCCTCAGTGAGGACGACCAGGAATGCGGCCGGTACGGCGACCGCGCGCTGGCCACTTACCGCCAGATGGCGGCGGACCGCCTCGGACCCGCATGCCCGACCGGCATCGTCCCGCCGGGACCGGCGCTGCTCGGCGCGGTGACGGCCGAGTGGGTGGGGCAGTTCGAGCGGATCCAGCTGATGCTGCGGCTGTCGAAGCGTCTTCGCGAAAAGTACGGCGACTGA